In one window of Macadamia integrifolia cultivar HAES 741 chromosome 2, SCU_Mint_v3, whole genome shotgun sequence DNA:
- the LOC122072114 gene encoding peroxisome biogenesis protein 22-like: MADSSKDDLVQLLKRLGAYLTVQMSNLLSISPDNLSTRSVGALAGLVIALVFTWRLLRTPPTHQRRRPKRQAQAPSSSGVNTHTDAVTVTSGLSSSLEDSRAQNVIDEFFQPVKPTLGQIVRQKLCEARKVTCQLLGVILEESSPEELQKQVTVRSSVLEILLEITKFCDLYLMERILDDESGEKVLLALENAGIFTSGGLVKDKVLFCSTENGRTSFVRQLEPDWHIDSNPEIIFQLARFIKYQLHISPNRPERTASNVFTSPTLEQFFGFTDRS; encoded by the exons ATGGCTGATTCCTCTAAAGACGACTTGGTTCAGTTGCTCAAGAGATTAGGCGCGTATCTTACAGTCCAGATGTCTAACCTCTTATCGATCTCCCCCGATAATCTG AGTACTCGCAGTGTTGGTGCTCTTGCGGGGCTTGTTATTGCTTTAGTTTTTACTTGGAGGTTGTTGAGAACTCCCCCAACACATCAAAGAAGACGACCCAAACGTCAGGCCCAGGCACCTAGTAGTTCTGGAGTCAATACTCATACAGACGCAGTTACAGTGACTTCTGGACTGAGTTCATCTTTAGAGGATTCAAGAGCTCAGAATGTAATTGATGAGTTCTTCCAGCCAGTAAAG CCAACACTAGGGCAAATAGTAAGGCAAAAGTTGTGTGAAGCAAGGAAG GTTACATGCCAATTGCTTGGTGTAATCCTTGAGGAGAGCAGTCCAGAAGAGCTTCAG AAACAAGTTACTGTGAGGTCTTCTGTGCTGGAAATATTGCTGGAGATCACAAAGTTCTGTGATCTTTATCTCATGGAAAGAATCCTGGATGATGAAAGTGGG GAAAAAGTTCTTTTGGCATTAGAGAATGCTGGGATTTTCACTTCTGGTGGCTTGGTTAAAGATAAG GTTCTCTTCTGTAGCACAGAAAATGGCAGGACATCATTTGTTCGGCAACTGGAACCAGATTGGCATATTGACTCAAATCCTGAGATCATCTTTCAGCTGGCT AGGTTCATCAAGTATCAGCTCCACATCTCTCCCAACAGACCGGAACGTACTGCTTCTAATGTTTTTACCTCCCCAACTTTGGAGCAATTTTTTGGGTTCACAGACCGAAGTTAA